In the Synergistales bacterium genome, GCAGGACTGTGAACAGAAGGAGGTAACAGGTAATGGCCAAGGAGAAGTTTGAGCGTTCGAAGCCGCATTTGAACATCGGAACCATCGGCCACATCGACCACGGGAAGACGACGCTGACGGCGGCGATCACCAAGACGCTCCACCGTAACGGGTACTG is a window encoding:
- the tuf gene encoding elongation factor Tu (EF-Tu; promotes GTP-dependent binding of aminoacyl-tRNA to the A-site of ribosomes during protein biosynthesis; when the tRNA anticodon matches the mRNA codon, GTP hydrolysis results; the inactive EF-Tu-GDP leaves the ribosome and release of GDP is promoted by elongation factor Ts; many prokaryotes have two copies of the gene encoding EF-Tu) encodes the protein MAKEKFERSKPHLNIGTIGHIDHGKTTLTAAITKTLHRNGY